The Corynebacterium vitaeruminis DSM 20294 genome window below encodes:
- a CDS encoding nitrate reductase subunit alpha, with protein MSAPTNPASTSSAAGSPGSTGVNPLFKLGSYVRKGVTGKEGQQIFLKGGRQADVFYRNRWAFDKMVRSTHGVNCTGSCSWKVYVKDGVITWESQAVDYPTTGPEMPDYEPRGCPRGASFSWYTYSPTRVRYPYARGVLVDMYRDAKSRLGDPVLAWREIQEDPAKRDAYVSQRGKGGLIRIPYEEAIEMAAAAHVYTIRQHGPDRIAGFTVIPAMSQISYAAGTRFLQNIGGVALSFYDWYADLPPASPQTFGDQTDVPESGDWFNSAYLMMWGSNIPVTRTPDSHFMTEVRYKGTKIVTVSPDFADNTKFADEWLRIEPGTDAALAFAMGHVILKEFHVGKKEPYFLEYMRKYTDSGFLVTLDRREDGTYTPGKFLTANHTSDEALRSSANATHRYLMIEKDGRVVDPGGTVADHWGPEGEGKWNLSLDGVDPVLSMADTDAFGTAEVLFPRFDLDADPNDLTSTGPIGAGIVHRGVPVREIDGQLATTVYDIMLAHYGVAREELGLPGSWPASYEDAAEVGTPAWQEGITGVPMAAAIRVGREFAQTAATTRGRSQIIMGAGVNHYFHADNIYRTFLALTSMCGTQGVNGGGWAHYVGQEKLRPVNGWQQYAMATDWVRPPRQMISTGYFYFGTEQWRYDNSYASRLGSPLASHDVIGDKMLSDTMLEAMKRGWMPSYPQFDRNPLLIVDEAKEAGMEVPEYVASQLSSGEMKFAYEDPSAPENWPRILLNWRTNLLGSSAKGTEFFLRHLLGVDSDASAPELKEGERPKTITWRDAPHGKLDLMMTTDFRNTSTTLVSDIVLPAATWYEKHDMSSTDMHPYLHSFNAAINPPWEARTDFEVFRDLSKALSELSATWLGVQQDVVINPTHHDSPDEMSMPNGIVPDVDELGYVPGVTMPKVAVVERDYSKVYERWMHLGPLSAKAGTAVHGTSYDVSKQVEEVAIMNGVEQTSYGPRPKLDTAVKAIDAILRMSGVSNGEVAANGFEFLSKRTGKDLTVLAEPAKNRRIGWDDIKERPTEVITSPEWTADKRNGRRYTAFSINIEHDKPFHTLTGRMHYYIDHDWFMDYGEALPVYRPPLDRLHLNGETLPGELVTGESGDPEVTVRYLTTHNKWSIHSQYFDNLHVLSVSRGGQVIWMSDKDAAKIGVKDNEWIEAYNRNGVVSARAIVSHRIPEGTVIMNHAQERTAGTPLNEKTGRRGGTHNSLTRITIKPVHIAGGYGQLTYHFNYIGPTGNNRDEVTRIRRRSQEVQY; from the coding sequence ATGAGCGCACCGACCAACCCCGCATCCACCTCCTCCGCCGCCGGGAGCCCAGGCTCCACCGGCGTCAACCCGCTGTTCAAGCTGGGCTCCTACGTCCGCAAGGGCGTGACCGGCAAGGAGGGCCAGCAGATCTTCTTGAAGGGCGGCCGCCAGGCGGACGTGTTTTACCGCAACCGCTGGGCCTTCGACAAGATGGTCCGCTCCACCCACGGCGTCAACTGCACGGGCTCGTGCTCGTGGAAGGTCTACGTCAAAGACGGCGTGATCACCTGGGAGTCCCAGGCAGTCGACTACCCCACCACCGGCCCGGAGATGCCCGACTACGAGCCCCGCGGCTGCCCGCGCGGCGCCTCGTTTTCCTGGTACACCTACTCGCCCACCCGCGTGCGCTACCCCTACGCCCGCGGCGTGCTGGTGGACATGTACCGCGATGCCAAGTCGAGGCTCGGCGACCCGGTGCTGGCCTGGCGCGAGATCCAGGAGGACCCGGCCAAGCGCGACGCCTACGTCTCGCAGCGCGGCAAGGGCGGGCTCATCCGCATCCCCTACGAGGAGGCCATCGAGATGGCCGCGGCGGCTCACGTGTACACGATCCGCCAGCACGGCCCCGACCGCATCGCGGGATTCACCGTCATCCCGGCGATGTCGCAGATCTCCTACGCCGCGGGCACCCGCTTCCTGCAGAACATCGGCGGCGTGGCGCTGTCGTTCTACGACTGGTACGCCGACCTGCCGCCCGCCTCCCCGCAGACCTTCGGCGACCAGACCGACGTGCCCGAGTCCGGCGACTGGTTCAACTCCGCCTACCTCATGATGTGGGGCTCGAACATCCCGGTCACCCGCACCCCGGACTCCCACTTCATGACGGAGGTGCGCTACAAGGGCACCAAGATCGTCACCGTCTCCCCCGACTTCGCCGACAACACAAAGTTCGCCGACGAGTGGCTGCGCATCGAGCCCGGCACGGACGCCGCCCTGGCGTTCGCCATGGGGCACGTGATCCTCAAGGAATTCCACGTGGGCAAGAAGGAGCCCTACTTCCTCGAGTACATGCGCAAGTACACCGACTCCGGCTTCCTCGTCACCCTAGACAGGCGCGAGGACGGCACCTACACCCCCGGCAAGTTCCTCACGGCCAACCACACCTCGGACGAGGCGCTGCGCTCCTCGGCGAACGCCACCCATCGCTACCTCATGATCGAGAAGGACGGCCGCGTGGTCGATCCGGGCGGCACCGTCGCCGACCACTGGGGCCCCGAGGGCGAGGGCAAGTGGAACCTCTCGCTAGACGGCGTCGACCCCGTGCTGTCGATGGCCGACACCGACGCCTTCGGCACCGCCGAGGTGTTATTCCCGCGCTTCGACCTCGACGCCGACCCGAACGACCTCACCAGCACCGGCCCCATCGGCGCGGGCATCGTCCACCGCGGCGTCCCGGTCCGCGAGATCGACGGCCAGCTGGCCACCACCGTGTACGACATCATGCTCGCCCACTACGGCGTGGCCCGCGAGGAGCTGGGCCTGCCCGGCAGCTGGCCCGCCTCCTACGAGGACGCCGCCGAGGTGGGAACCCCCGCCTGGCAGGAGGGCATCACCGGCGTGCCGATGGCCGCCGCCATCCGCGTCGGCCGCGAGTTCGCGCAGACCGCCGCCACCACCCGGGGCCGCTCCCAGATCATCATGGGCGCGGGCGTCAACCACTACTTCCACGCCGACAACATCTACCGCACCTTCCTGGCGCTGACCAGCATGTGCGGCACCCAGGGTGTCAACGGCGGCGGCTGGGCCCACTACGTGGGCCAGGAGAAGCTGCGCCCGGTCAACGGCTGGCAGCAGTACGCCATGGCCACCGACTGGGTCCGCCCGCCGCGGCAGATGATCTCCACCGGCTACTTCTACTTCGGCACCGAGCAGTGGCGCTACGACAACTCCTACGCCTCCCGGCTCGGATCGCCCCTGGCCAGCCACGACGTCATCGGCGACAAGATGCTCTCCGACACCATGCTCGAGGCGATGAAGCGCGGCTGGATGCCCTCCTACCCGCAGTTCGACCGCAACCCGCTGCTCATCGTCGACGAGGCGAAGGAGGCGGGCATGGAGGTGCCCGAGTACGTGGCCAGCCAGCTCAGTAGCGGCGAGATGAAGTTCGCCTACGAGGATCCCTCCGCGCCGGAGAACTGGCCGCGCATCCTGCTCAACTGGCGCACCAACCTCCTGGGCTCCTCGGCCAAGGGCACCGAGTTCTTCCTGCGCCACCTCCTCGGCGTCGACTCCGACGCCTCGGCCCCGGAGCTCAAGGAAGGCGAGCGCCCGAAGACCATCACCTGGCGGGATGCCCCGCACGGCAAGCTCGACCTCATGATGACCACGGACTTCCGCAACACTTCGACGACGCTCGTCTCGGACATCGTCCTGCCCGCGGCCACCTGGTACGAGAAGCACGACATGTCCTCCACCGACATGCACCCCTACCTGCACTCCTTCAACGCCGCGATCAACCCGCCGTGGGAGGCGCGCACCGACTTCGAGGTGTTCCGCGACCTGTCCAAGGCGCTCTCGGAGCTGTCCGCCACCTGGCTGGGCGTGCAGCAGGACGTGGTCATCAACCCCACCCACCACGACTCCCCCGACGAGATGAGCATGCCCAACGGCATCGTCCCCGACGTGGATGAGCTCGGCTACGTGCCCGGGGTGACCATGCCGAAGGTCGCTGTCGTCGAGCGCGACTACTCCAAGGTCTACGAGCGCTGGATGCACCTGGGGCCGCTTTCCGCCAAGGCCGGCACCGCCGTCCACGGCACAAGCTACGACGTGTCCAAGCAGGTCGAGGAGGTCGCCATCATGAACGGCGTGGAGCAAACCTCCTACGGCCCGCGCCCGAAGCTCGACACCGCGGTGAAGGCCATCGACGCCATCCTGCGCATGTCGGGCGTGTCCAACGGCGAGGTCGCGGCCAACGGCTTTGAGTTCCTCTCCAAGCGCACGGGCAAGGACCTCACGGTGCTGGCCGAGCCGGCGAAGAACCGCCGCATCGGCTGGGACGACATCAAGGAGCGCCCGACCGAGGTGATCACCTCGCCGGAGTGGACCGCCGACAAGCGCAACGGCCGCCGGTACACGGCGTTCTCGATCAACATCGAGCACGACAAGCCGTTCCACACGCTCACCGGCCGCATGCACTACTACATCGACCACGACTGGTTCATGGACTATGGCGAGGCGCTGCCGGTCTACCGGCCCCCGCTGGACCGCCTGCACTTGAACGGCGAGACGCTGCCCGGCGAGCTGGTCACCGGCGAGAGCGGCGACCCCGAGGTCACGGTGCGCTACCTCACCACCCACAACAAGTGGTCGATTCACTCCCAGTACTTCGACAACCTACACGTTCTCTCCGTCTCCCGCGGCGGCCAGGTCATCTGGATGTCCGACAAGGATGCCGCAAAGATCGGCGTGAAGGACAACGAGTGGATCGAGGCCTACAACCGCAACGGCGTCGTCTCCGCCCGCGCGATCGTCTCCCACCGCATCCCGGAGGGCACGGTCATCATGAACCACGCCCAGGAACGCACCGCGGGCACCCCGCTCAACGAGAAGACGGGCCGCCGCGGCGGCACGCACAACTCGCTGACCCGCATCACCATCAAGCCAGTCCACATCGCCGGCGGCTACGGCCAGTTGACCTACCACTTCAACTACATCGGCCCTACCGGTAACAACCGCGACGAGGTCACGCGCATCCGTCGCCGCTCCCAGGAGGTGCAGTACTAA